From the Caballeronia sp. NK8 genome, one window contains:
- a CDS encoding DUF2069 domain-containing protein, whose translation MTTPISTTRPNAVLAVGALASLAALIVLSLAWELWLAPLRPGAWALALKALPLACALPGVARKSLYTLQWASMLVLLYLAEGVVRGMTDAGLSASLAWLEALLAVAFFVCALAYVAPFKRTARLNARAKKS comes from the coding sequence ATGACCACGCCGATTTCCACTACGCGTCCCAACGCCGTGCTGGCAGTCGGCGCGCTTGCCAGCCTCGCCGCGCTCATCGTCCTTTCGCTCGCCTGGGAGCTGTGGCTCGCGCCGCTGCGCCCCGGCGCGTGGGCGCTCGCGCTGAAGGCGCTGCCGCTCGCGTGCGCGCTGCCCGGTGTCGCGCGCAAGAGCCTCTATACGCTGCAATGGGCGTCGATGCTCGTGCTGCTCTATCTGGCCGAGGGCGTCGTGCGCGGCATGACCGATGCGGGCCTTTCCGCGTCGCTCGCCTGGCTGGAAGCGCTGCTCGCCGTCGCGTTCTTCGTCTGCGCGCTCGCTTACGTCGCGCCGTTCAAGCGTACGGCCCGGTTGAACGCCCGTGCGAAAAAAAGCTAG